One Pomacea canaliculata isolate SZHN2017 linkage group LG9, ASM307304v1, whole genome shotgun sequence DNA segment encodes these proteins:
- the LOC112571766 gene encoding LOW QUALITY PROTEIN: uncharacterized protein LOC112571766 (The sequence of the model RefSeq protein was modified relative to this genomic sequence to represent the inferred CDS: deleted 3 bases in 2 codons) — MASLRLDQLYVPSSSEKVIDLEAELEHELAELCSELETNEMHHGIIPKITSTVPLPKDIAYFRHERSLVIQRAMQVSEAQPLRSQAEEMQMEMRAAETCEYTEESLPLLLQQYFLDRIHSLVQSKHLYMLRWRRFCEHTSTIENMYPHYHQCLTVLMNEYKDCLQRAQRLSAVREAHISGKSDIAMQAVTMEDLLIYLRWLVCHLHAIKHFNQYLRVLQWLPISHKLQFASQDGNAEQEEVSNASKIASRYQDESTYSQIRQTCPPSASAHERAHSPVPPPPPVSLALLSTAPLPSSSMIYAAAASGGGLASNEQTLGLPMHSSDLNVLRPQLAFTINLYGVNFDLSSIHSTAEEMELFALVNRKFKHFFIKQEHLMTFRTYDHVELGSESWGTDSSNHALLKECNWLPYVTLTPKNDPYQQKRWTELRQADKTDEILRYKAHFLKVKDTDKVQAALKEHARAVHDPPQVQAASVTSHHTPNHTRETWKKIYSNSDLYTNNEVDQSGNFQDLDERDANNANFNTSSRSANIRKSRDSYDYANTVQMLGLDDGDQSSNDPVTVHGSYLSFLHLRHLRIRDLQRTCLSILNYFRSVERTLTINDGGLSLEGDSVKRNCVPNHRQNTEMDGTLGGSGGLGSHAYLHNTPVDFKVSEVEFMEFGDVENHDDFYSVEEGRIHVQDQQGYYIMYSAAIDDMRNLEKDLLLMATHFIEKDKEHRMSVLRGSESSRRGKTNAGDFDIASYAHQDVDRFGILLDVWTNEAAFLERKRELLDCYFEAYQHVTDRDERRGLAQTITNVMHRRPRFDFQAAYFVRTYRTECTILQLESRLVKSILDKQIEEQREYTQRVCREGEALFGLPSRVIPKQPISVNLSRPALKNVYMLEFHPTLAIARHIPEAIQYANWELQQIHKPETIHDSLMLEKQLFEVAQKEWDNMPGPGKSYSAQMDKDLFSGTYVEDPLFICELAQHLVAQQEQQSGTRRSHKDRQLGMLQAAGRVMETVTLRYRLIDAAWEAALLSEIYVRQAKDMGYDAAHLNLRLVQFEYASHRPAAAKPPPIFITAIQDNDSAVDKYSPSHCNLGIHELDESHVGRFSFRSRDGLLQVLRPGGVESLQVVVKTQVVHKNALTAAVLQASTCQPVRPRQVGKSTSGRASPTETKSERSSQTQATGVSSAGGPTSLGSRLPGLQTHVQKAPEAFMSLQLEKTPSRDLMLNDFVQKKQQMGSVLKNPEELEKLKRKGISDYCERFHIRLSHTSMRAQLLAYYNSLLSLWKSFPAVRDTYFIIGEPNEKKSNMDDLEGLTPDPRTLKKRPRRLLSQDGRHVLNLWFIPHYTEVLIMFKHLDDDDCYRALAFCLTIISSLHDLLQYLCAFSRLGSSHARLGSRRVEFVSADWGGTEGIGSELREIQKHVDVLPQPTDPDAVQQLLWLRRDVMFLEFETAVRHCMTDTFLSAGNMQAYQYQHNMRHALAALSNVQRRGLFCTNVTIPEPLEARDIRAQKLFPWRTFLNTNGPFPGMFWQWSQISHNIQLCLAGLREVDRHVANGEILGVTLLMEDVLQTGFQGAIFHQEHQEHQQAESQASHVQSASREQKEATKTVALMSQKSLSRSQQPLESYRLLRFFLLLWKCLELAKADWGRRKLSVESVSTTTLYRDFSKHYRVEVLVPVLQSVARRLGQGDMYDAIIPETDILVMPAGASEIEVRAKQLVRLLETLECHMITEVQKRVNKELTLALSERARGEGALPTDLWKRAVMKESFTTNRPHLAEQFVDDLMSKADESETQVTVGREHLRGCLASLARSVMAREKQNYESYTMYYENLLRANNQLLYQREQEIKHLKDQLKEAQQATTVEVQFQMAARTHDLIMEVTALRAKILEMREQSMTQEQDVRERVKREFKDLVQSMFNAHFQLRARFDEFRAGLRDDVMAKINETRGEAVLAMTKLARSSAVFLMMTCR; from the exons ATGGCCAGCTTACGATTAGATCAGCTGTATGTACCTTCTTCATCTGAAAAAGTCATTGACTTAGAGGCAGAACTAGAGCATGAACTGGCAGAGCTGTGCTCTGAACTAGAAACCAATGAAATGCATCATGGGATAATACCAAAAATTACAAG CACTGTTCCACTCCCTAAAGATATTGCTTACTTTAGGCATGAGAGGTCACTGGTTATACAGAGAGCCATGCAG GTGAGTGAAGCTCAGCCTCTGAGGTCTCAAGCAGAAGAAATGCAAATGGAAATGAGAGCAGCAGAGACTTGCGAGTACACAGAAGAGAGTCTGCCGCTTCTGCTTCAACAG TATTTCTTGGACCGTATCCATAGTCTGGTGCAGAGTAAGCACCTGTACATGCTGAGGTGGCGACGATTCTGCGAACATACAAGCACCATAGAAAACATGTACCCTCACTATCACCAGTGCCTCAC AGTTCTTATGAATGAGTACAAGGACTGCTTGCAAAGAGCGCAGCGGCTGTCCGCTGTGCGTGAAGCACATATATCTGGCAAGAGTGACATTGCTATGCAAGCAGTTACCATGGAAGACCTGCTTATTTATCTACGCTGGCTTGTCTGTCACTTGCATGCTATAAAACACTTCAATCAGTATCTTCGG GTTTTACAGTGGTTACCTATCAGTCACAAGCTTCAGTTTGCCTCACAGGATGGAAACGCTGAACAG GAGGAGGTTTCCAATGCATCCAAGATTGCATCTCGTTACCAAGATGAATCAACATATTCACAGAT CAGGCAAACCTGCCCACCCTCTGCTAGCGCACATGAGAGAGCACATTCTCCAGTgccacctcctcctcctgttAGCTTGGCTTTACTGAGCACAGCCCCTTTGCCATCATCTTCTATGATTTATGCAGCTGCAGCCTCAG GAGGGGGTTTGGCATCAAATGAACAGACTCTTGGTCTGCCAATGCATTCCAGTGATCTCAATGTTCTGCGACCACAGCTTGCCTTCACTATCAACCTTTATGGCGTCAATTTT GATCTGAGCAGCATCCACAGTACAGCAGAGGAGATGGAGTTGTTTGCCCTTGTCAACCGCAAATTCAAGCATTTCTTCATTAAACAGGAACATCTGATGACTTTTCGCACATATGATCACgtggag TTAGGGTCAGAAAGTTGGGGAACAGACTCCTCAAATCATGCACTTCTGAAAGAATGTAACTGGCTGCCCTATGTGACCTTGACACCCAAGAATGATCCTTACCAGCAGAAGCGCTGGACGGAGCTTCGGCAGGCTGATAAAACTGATGAGATTCTGCGCTACAAGGCACattttcttaaagtaaaagATACAGAT AAAGTGCAGGCTGCCCTGAAAGAACATGCTCGTGCTGTTCATGACCCACCCCAAGTGCAAGCTGCATCTGTCACCTCCCATCACACCCCTAACCACACCCGTGAGACATGGAAAAAGATCTACAGCAATTCTGACCTTTATACCAa CAATGAAGTGGACCAGAGTGGAAACTTTCAAGACTTAGATGAGAGAGATGCCAATAATGCAAATTTCAACACCTCATCACGGTCTGCAAATATTCGCAAAAGCAGGGACAGCTATGATTATGCCAACACAGTGCAGATGCTGG GTCTTGATGATGGCGACCAGAGCAGTAATGACCCTGTAACAGTGCATGGGAGCTACCTATCCTTTCTCCATCTTCGTCATTTGCGAATTCGGGATCTTCAGCGTACt TGTCTCAGTATACTCAACTACTTTCGCTCAGTAGAACGAACACTGACCATCAATGATGGAGGGCTTTCTCTTGAAGGTGATTCAGTTAAAAGAAACTG TGTCCCCAATCATCGCCAAAACACTGAGATGGATGGTACCTTAGGAGGCAGTGGAGGGCTAGGCTCTCATGCCTATCTTCACAATACACCAGTAGATTTCAA gGTCAGTGAAGTTGAGTTCATGGAGTTTGGTGATGTGGAGAATCATGATGACTTCTATTCAGTAGAAGAGGGTCGAATCCATGTTCAAGACCAACAGGGCTACTACATAATGTACAGTGCAGCCATAGATGACATGAG AAATCTGGAGAAAGATTTGTTGCTGATGGCAACTCACTTCATAGAGAAAGACAAGGAGCACCGTATGTCAGTGCTCCGAGGGTCAGAATCCAGCCGCCGTGGAAAAACG AATGCAGGAGACTTCGACATTGCCAGCTATGCTCATCAGGATGTTGATAGATTTGGCATTCTCCTGGATGTTTGGACCAATGAAGCAGCATTTCTTGAGCGCAAGAGAGAG CTGCTGGATTGCTACTTCGAGGCCTACCAGCATGTTACTGACCGTGATGAGCGTCGTGGACTTGCCCAAACAATCACCAATGTCATGCATCGAAGGCCCCGCTTTGATTTTCAAGCTGCCTATTTTGTACGGACTTACAGGACTGAATGTACCATACTTCAGCTGGAGTCTCGACTTGTAAAGAGTATTTTAGATAAGCAG ATAGAAGAACAGCGTGAATACACACAGCGTGTTTGCCGAGAGGGAGAAGCACTGTTTGGATTGCCCAGCCGTGTTATTCCTAAACAACCCATCTCTGTCAACCTCAGCAG GCCTGCtttgaaaaatgtgtacatGCTGGAATTCCACCCTACCCTGGCCATTGCTCGTCATATTCCTGAGGCCATTCAGTATGCAAACTGG GAGCTACAGCAAATCCACAAGCCAGAAACAATTCACGACAGCTTAATGCTGGAGAAACAACTTTTCGAAGTTGCTCAGAAAGAGTGGGACAACATGCCAGGTCCAGGGAAATCGTATTCAGCACAGATGGACAAAGAT CTGTTCTCTGGCACCTACGTAGAGGACCCTTTGTTCATCTGTGAGCTTGCTCAACACTTAGTGGCACAGCAAGAGCAGCAGAGTGGGACACGGAGatcacacaaagacagacagctAGGCATGCTGCAGGCTGCAGGAAGGGTTATGGAG actgtGACTCTTCGCTATCGTTTGATTGATGCAGCTTGGGAAGCAGCGCTTTTGTCAGAA ATATATGTGCGCCAGGCAAAGGATATGGGGTATGATGCTGCACACCTGAACCTGCGTCTTGTGCAGTTTGAATATGCAAGTCATCGTCCGGCAGCTGCTAAACCACCTCCCATCTTCATCACAGCCATTCAGGACAACGATTCAGCAGTAGACAA ATACAGTCCTTCTCATTGTAACCTTGGAATTCATGAACTGGATGAAAGCCATGTAGGACGATTTTCATTCCGCTCACGGGATGGATTGCTTCAG GTTTTGCGACCTGGAGGAGTTGAGAGTTTGCAAGTTGTGGTGAAAACACAGGTAGTACACAAGAACGCACTAACAGCTGCCGTGCTACAAGCATCCACCTGCCAACCAGTCCGACCCCGTCAGGTTGGAAAAAG cACAAGTGGCAGAGCCAGTCCAACGGAAACCAAGAGTGAAAGGAGTTCACAGACACAAGCAACTGGGGTTTCTTCTGCAGGAGGTCCAACATCCTTGGGCAGCCGTCTCCCAGGTCTACAGACGCATGTACAAAAGGCACCTGAAGCCTTTATGTCCCTTCAGTTGGAAAAG ACACCCAGTCGAGACTTGATGCTGAATGACTTTgttcaaaagaaacaacagatgGGCAGTGTACTCAAAAATCCGGAGGAGCTTGAAAAATTGAAGAG GAAGGGCATTTCAGATTATTGTGAGAGATTCCACATTCGCTTGTCACACACATCAATGCGAGCACAATTGTTGGCCTATTACAACAGTCTGTTGAGTCTT TGGAAGAGTTTTCCAGCAGTGAG AGACACCTACTTCATTATTGGTGAacccaatgaaaaaaaatccaacatgGATGACTTGGAGGGCTTGACACCTGATCCCAG GACACTGAAGAAGCGACCTCGTCGCCTGCTGTCCCAAGATGGTCGCCATGTTCTGAACCTGTGGTTCATCCCACACTACACCGAGGTGCTGATCATGTTCAAGCACCTGGATGACGACGACTGTTACCGAGCGCTGGCGTTCTGCCTCACCATCATCTCCTCCCTACACGACCTGCTGCAGTACTTGTGCGCCTTCTCTCGCCTAGGCAGCTCGCATGCGCGCCTGGGGTCACGGCGCGTGGAGTTCGTGTCGGCTGACTGGGGCGGCACCGAGGGCATTG GTTCTGAACTGAGAGAGATCCAGAAGCATGTGGATGTGCTGCCCCAGCCCACAGACCCTGACGCCGTACAGCAGTTGCTGTGGCTACGACGTGACGTCATGTTTCTGGAGTTCGAAACGGCCGTGCGTCACTGCATGACAGACACGTTTCTGTCGGCTGGCAACATGCAGGCCTACCAG TATCAACACAACATGCGCCATGCCCTGGCCGCCCTCAGTAACGTGCAGCGCCGGGGTCTGTTCTGCACCAACGTCACCATTCCAGAGCCCCTGGAAGCTCGTGACATTCGAGCGCAAAAACTCTTCCCTTGGCGGACCTTCTTAAACAC TAACGGCCCTTTCCCAGGAATGTTCTGGCAGTGGTCCCAGATCTCGCACAACATACAACTGTGTCTGGCTGGACTGCGGGAGGTGGACCG ACACGTGGCCAACGGCGAGATACTGGGGGTGACTTTGCTGATGGAGGACGTTCTGCAGACGGGCTTCCAGGGCGCCATCTTTCACCAAGAGCATCAGGAACATCAGCAGGCTGAGTCGCAAGCCTCGCACGTGCAGAGTGCGTCTCGTGAGCAGAAGGAGGCGACGAAGACAGTTG CGCTGATGTCCCAGAAAAGTCTGTCAAGGAGCCAGCAGCCGTTGGAGTCGTACCGTCTGCTTCGCTTCTTCCTGTTACTATGGAAATGCTTGGAGCTGGCAAAGGCGGACTGGGGCCGGCGCAAACTGTCTGTGGAGTCCGTGTCGACCACCACACTCTACAGGGACTTTAG TAAGCACTACCGTGTGGAGGTGTTGGTACCAGTGCTACAGAGCGTGGCCCGGAGGCTGGGGCAGGGGGACATGTACGACGCCATTATTCCAGAAACGGACATTCTGGTGATGCCGGCGGGCGCCTCCGAGATCGAAGTTCGAGCCAAGCAG CTTGTTCGTCTGCTGGAGACACTGGAGTGTCACATGATCACTGAGGTGCAGAAGCGGGTGAACAAGGAACTGACCCTCGCGCTGTCAGAGAGGGCGCGGGGGGAAGGGGCCCTCCCAACGGACCTCTGGAAACGCGCG GTGATGAAGGAGAGCTTCACAACCAACAGACCTCACTTGGCCGAACAGTTCGTCGACGACCTGATGTCCAAGGCAGATGAGAGCGAGACTCAGGTCACAGTCGGCCGCGAGCATCTGCGAGGGTGTCTGGCCAGCCTCGCCCGCAGCGTCATGGCTCGCGAGAAGCAGAACTACGAGAG TTACACAATGTACTACGAAAACCTGCTTCGCGCGAACAACCAGCTACTGTATCAGAGGGAACAG GAGATTAAGCATCTCAAGGACCAGCTTAAAGAGGCACAGCAGGCGACGACTGTAGAGGTCCAGTTTCAGATGGCCGCTCGTACCCACGATCTCATTATGG AGGTCACTGCTCTCCGTGCCAAGATTCTGGAGATGCGAGAACAGTCCATGACACAAGAGCAAGACGTTCGGGAGCGCGTGAAGAGAGAGTTCAAGGACCTCGTGCAGAGCATGTTCAACGCGCACTTCCAGCTTCGTGCTCGCTTTGACGAGTTCCG GGCCGGCCTTCGTGATGACGTCATGGCCAAAATTAACGAGACGAGAGGGGAAGCTGTCCTCGCCATGACCAAGCTGGCGAGAAGTTCGGCAGTGTTCCTG ATGATGACTTGCAGGTGA